A window of Rhabdothermincola salaria contains these coding sequences:
- a CDS encoding bifunctional GNAT family N-acetyltransferase/acetate--CoA ligase family protein, which translates to MADPPDAPATEAATSDAPVEVPANYPAHWEFDAVLSDGGTVHVRPVRPDDAARIEAFHGRQSRESIYFRYFSPMPRLGARELARVVNVDYVSRLALVALLGDEIVGVASYDTWHDRNEAEVAFIVDDAHHGRGLATVLLEYLLVAARENGFDGLTAQVLPSNRKMLGVFHQVGFQVSSAFDEGVVEVHLGLEPTDRSRDLIAQREQRAEAASVARLLSPRSIAVIGAGRERGGIGHEVFRSLLGGGFEGPVYPVNPAGGHVASVRAHASILDVPDEVDLAIVAVPAANVLEVVDECGAKRVEGLLIISAGFDQLPDGTERRIVERARSVGMRVIGPESMGALNTDGAVSLFGTFADVSVRAGRVGFLTQSGTLGIAALEHAHRLGVGISAFVDVGAKLDVSGNDLLQYWAADDRTAVVALFLESFGNPRKFTRIARSVARSKPIVAVKSGLTRPPRFSGGPEGLSAAWPTDATVAALLAQSGVIRVDTAGELFDVARVLERQPVPAGRRVAVVSNARGASVLAADACIGAGLATPELAPATFSALEGVVPAGARLANPLELTWEAGPEAYEAAVGAVVADPGVDAVIVVYAPPVRPERHDVARAVAQAAAGSGKPVVATFLGTDPGTDLDGGEVLPLFRFPSEAAQVLGRIAGYGEWLARPVGNLPEPDELGLHIGTVRQMVAEALDGRPEGRWLQHDEASALLAAAGIEVCATEVVHDADGAVAAAERLGYPLVVKATDVGRYHRGEASGVALDLRDPEAVRAVYERMRASLGAAMEPALVQQMAGPGADVLVVGHQHPSFGAVLSIGLGGSVAFATSDLPVRVLPLSDTDATALVDASPVRGVLAGEGADGAARGAMEHFLVRLAALMEHVPEISDVMLNPVIVGDGGAAVTDAWIRLAPYRVDALQDVRRLS; encoded by the coding sequence ATGGCGGACCCCCCTGACGCCCCAGCCACCGAGGCCGCCACGTCGGACGCCCCGGTGGAGGTCCCCGCCAACTATCCCGCCCACTGGGAGTTCGACGCCGTGCTCAGCGACGGCGGCACCGTCCACGTGCGGCCCGTACGACCCGACGACGCCGCTCGTATCGAGGCCTTTCACGGCCGCCAGTCGCGGGAGTCGATCTACTTCCGGTACTTCAGCCCCATGCCCCGACTCGGCGCCCGGGAGCTGGCCCGGGTGGTCAACGTCGACTACGTCTCGCGGCTGGCCCTCGTCGCCCTCCTGGGCGACGAGATCGTCGGTGTGGCCAGCTACGACACCTGGCACGACCGCAACGAGGCCGAGGTGGCCTTCATCGTCGACGACGCCCACCACGGGCGGGGCCTGGCCACCGTGCTGCTCGAGTACCTCTTGGTGGCGGCGCGGGAGAACGGCTTCGACGGCCTCACCGCCCAGGTCCTGCCCAGCAACCGCAAGATGCTGGGCGTCTTCCACCAGGTCGGGTTCCAGGTGTCGAGCGCCTTCGACGAGGGCGTCGTCGAGGTCCACCTCGGCCTCGAGCCCACCGACCGGTCACGTGACCTCATCGCCCAGCGCGAGCAGCGAGCCGAGGCGGCGTCGGTGGCCCGGCTGCTGTCGCCGAGGTCGATCGCGGTGATCGGCGCCGGCCGCGAGCGGGGCGGCATCGGCCACGAGGTCTTCCGTTCGCTGCTCGGGGGCGGGTTCGAAGGGCCCGTCTACCCGGTCAACCCGGCCGGCGGCCACGTGGCCAGCGTGCGGGCCCACGCGTCGATCCTCGACGTGCCCGACGAGGTCGACCTGGCCATCGTGGCCGTCCCCGCCGCCAACGTCCTCGAGGTGGTCGACGAGTGCGGGGCCAAGCGGGTGGAGGGCCTGCTCATCATCAGCGCCGGGTTCGACCAGCTCCCCGACGGCACCGAACGCCGGATCGTCGAGCGGGCCCGCTCGGTGGGCATGCGGGTGATCGGCCCGGAGTCGATGGGGGCGCTCAACACCGACGGCGCGGTCTCGCTGTTCGGCACCTTCGCCGACGTGTCGGTCCGCGCCGGGCGCGTCGGCTTCCTCACCCAGTCCGGCACCCTGGGCATCGCCGCCCTGGAGCACGCCCACCGACTGGGCGTGGGGATCTCGGCGTTCGTGGACGTGGGCGCCAAGCTCGACGTCTCGGGCAACGACCTGTTGCAGTACTGGGCGGCCGACGACCGCACCGCGGTGGTGGCGTTGTTCCTCGAGTCGTTCGGCAATCCGCGCAAGTTCACCCGCATCGCCCGCAGCGTGGCCCGCAGCAAGCCGATCGTGGCGGTCAAGAGCGGGCTCACCCGGCCGCCCCGGTTCTCCGGTGGACCCGAAGGGCTCTCGGCGGCGTGGCCGACCGACGCCACGGTGGCCGCGCTGTTGGCCCAGAGCGGCGTGATCCGAGTCGACACGGCCGGCGAGCTGTTCGACGTCGCTCGCGTCCTCGAACGTCAGCCCGTTCCCGCCGGCCGTCGGGTGGCGGTCGTGTCCAACGCCCGAGGGGCGTCGGTCCTGGCCGCCGACGCCTGCATCGGCGCCGGGCTGGCCACGCCGGAGCTGGCACCGGCGACCTTCTCGGCCTTGGAGGGCGTGGTGCCCGCCGGAGCTCGTCTGGCCAACCCGCTCGAGCTCACCTGGGAAGCGGGACCCGAGGCCTACGAGGCGGCCGTCGGAGCCGTCGTCGCCGACCCCGGCGTCGACGCCGTCATCGTGGTCTACGCGCCGCCGGTGCGCCCGGAGCGCCACGACGTGGCCCGGGCGGTGGCCCAGGCCGCGGCCGGTTCGGGCAAGCCGGTGGTGGCCACGTTCCTCGGCACCGATCCCGGCACCGACCTCGACGGCGGAGAGGTCCTGCCGCTGTTCCGGTTCCCGAGCGAAGCGGCCCAGGTGCTGGGCCGCATCGCCGGCTACGGCGAGTGGTTGGCCCGACCCGTCGGAAACCTGCCCGAGCCCGACGAGCTGGGCCTGCACATCGGCACGGTCCGCCAGATGGTGGCCGAGGCCCTCGACGGACGCCCGGAGGGACGGTGGTTGCAGCACGACGAGGCCTCGGCGCTGCTCGCCGCCGCCGGCATCGAGGTGTGCGCCACCGAGGTGGTCCACGACGCCGACGGCGCCGTGGCCGCGGCCGAGCGCCTGGGCTACCCGTTGGTGGTCAAGGCCACCGACGTCGGTCGCTACCACCGGGGCGAGGCCAGCGGGGTGGCTCTCGACCTGCGGGACCCCGAGGCGGTCCGCGCCGTGTACGAACGCATGCGGGCGTCGCTCGGTGCCGCCATGGAACCGGCGCTCGTGCAGCAGATGGCCGGCCCCGGGGCCGACGTGTTGGTGGTGGGCCACCAGCACCCGTCGTTCGGGGCGGTGCTCTCGATCGGCCTCGGCGGCTCGGTGGCCTTCGCCACCAGCGACCTGCCGGTGCGGGTCCTGCCCCTCTCGGACACCGATGCCACCGCTCTCGTCGACGCGTCACCCGTACGTGGGGTGCTCGCCGGTGAGGGCGCCGACGGCGCGGCCCGCGGGGCCATGGAGCACTTCCTCGTGCGCCTGGCGGCCCTCATGGAGCACGTGCCCGAGATCAGCGACGTGATGTTGAACCCGGTCATCGTCGGCGACGGCGGGGCCGCCGTCACCGATGCCTGGATCCGCCTGGCCCCGTATCGGGTCGACGCGCTCCAGGACGTCCGCCGTCTGAGCTGA
- a CDS encoding acyl-CoA dehydrogenase family protein: MDFAEPEELRDLRDEARALATEWAGRTDPNPTPDPMGTTFGVPEDSWLIGTSKAFSLELAQRGWIGMTWPVDEGGQGRSTMERFVVYEALIAGGAPLATSWFADRQIGPTLLQFGTPEQRRRFLPEMIAGRSAWSIGMSEPDAGSDVASISTRAVRDGDHWVISGAKVWTSGAAEADWCYLIARTDPDAPPHRGLSEFLVDLHSPGVEVRPIVDVTGNAHFCEVRYDEVRVPVENLVGVENDSFRQVMRQMEHERGGIDRFVSNRALYDLVLPMADISDPRVRQDVARIESTYRIGRHLVLREMLGQAPKGFSAATKTIGTEFEVAVADFCARVAGAETMLWNRISRNACYAPAYTIMGGTTQILRNIVAERILGLPR; encoded by the coding sequence ATGGACTTCGCCGAGCCCGAAGAGCTGCGCGACCTGCGCGACGAAGCCCGCGCTCTCGCCACCGAATGGGCCGGCCGGACCGACCCGAACCCCACCCCCGACCCCATGGGCACCACCTTCGGGGTGCCCGAGGACTCATGGCTGATCGGGACCTCCAAGGCCTTCTCGCTCGAGTTGGCCCAGCGAGGCTGGATCGGCATGACCTGGCCGGTCGACGAAGGCGGCCAGGGCCGTAGCACCATGGAGCGCTTCGTCGTCTACGAAGCGCTCATCGCCGGCGGCGCCCCGCTCGCCACGTCGTGGTTCGCCGACCGCCAGATCGGCCCTACCCTGTTGCAGTTCGGCACCCCCGAGCAGCGGCGGCGGTTCCTCCCCGAGATGATCGCCGGCCGCTCGGCGTGGAGCATCGGCATGAGCGAACCCGACGCCGGCTCCGACGTGGCGTCGATCTCCACCCGAGCGGTGCGCGACGGCGACCACTGGGTGATCAGCGGCGCCAAGGTGTGGACCAGCGGAGCCGCCGAGGCCGACTGGTGCTACCTGATCGCCCGCACCGACCCCGATGCGCCACCGCACCGGGGGCTCTCGGAGTTCCTGGTCGACCTGCACTCCCCGGGAGTGGAGGTCCGCCCCATCGTCGACGTCACCGGCAACGCCCACTTCTGCGAGGTGCGCTACGACGAGGTCCGGGTGCCGGTCGAGAACCTCGTGGGCGTCGAGAACGACAGCTTCCGCCAGGTCATGCGCCAGATGGAGCACGAGCGGGGCGGCATCGACCGCTTCGTGTCGAACCGAGCGCTCTACGACCTCGTGCTGCCCATGGCCGACATCTCCGACCCCCGGGTCCGCCAGGACGTGGCCCGCATCGAGTCGACCTACCGCATCGGGCGCCACCTCGTGCTCCGCGAGATGCTGGGTCAGGCGCCCAAGGGCTTCTCGGCCGCCACCAAGACCATCGGCACCGAGTTCGAGGTGGCCGTGGCCGACTTCTGCGCCCGCGTCGCCGGCGCCGAGACCATGCTCTGGAACCGCATCTCCCGCAACGCCTGCTACGCCCCCGCCTACACCATCATGGGCGGCACCACCCAGATCCTGCGCAACATCGTCGCCGAGCGCATCCTCGGGCTACCGCGCTGA
- a CDS encoding citrate synthase, with protein sequence MAESVTITDNRTGESVEIPITNGGVDAAQWSKLLPGVWFFDPSFSTTAAASSSITELDGENGILRYGGYPIEQLAENSSYLEVAYLLLHGELPTAAEFEVWEHDITYHTFIHENVRKRFMEGFHHDAHPMGIMVSTLAALSTFYPNAKDIDDPEVRYKQIIRLIAKMPTIAAGAHRHSVGMPFVYPDNNLDFCSNFLSMMWKVAEPHYEADPVLSRALDVLFILHADHEQNCSTTAMRVVGSSHADPYSATAAAAAALYGPRHGGANEAVIRMLTEIGSIDNVEAFISDVKAGKGRLQGFGHRVYKNYDPRAKIIKQTAYDVFEVTGKSPLLDIALKLEEVALNDDYFVSRKLYPNVDFYSGLIYQAMDFPMEMFTVLFAIPRVSGWLAHWQEMLDQNSRIARPRQLYAGPAVRDYVPVEAR encoded by the coding sequence GTGGCTGAGAGCGTGACCATCACCGACAACCGCACAGGGGAATCGGTAGAGATCCCCATCACCAACGGTGGGGTCGACGCCGCGCAGTGGTCGAAGCTGCTGCCGGGCGTGTGGTTCTTCGATCCGTCGTTCTCGACCACGGCGGCGGCCTCCAGCTCCATCACCGAGCTCGACGGCGAGAACGGCATCCTGCGCTACGGCGGCTACCCGATCGAGCAGCTGGCCGAGAACTCCAGCTACCTCGAGGTCGCCTACCTCCTGCTCCACGGCGAGCTGCCCACCGCCGCCGAGTTCGAGGTCTGGGAACACGACATCACGTACCACACGTTCATCCACGAGAACGTGCGCAAGCGCTTCATGGAGGGCTTCCACCACGACGCCCACCCCATGGGGATCATGGTCTCCACGCTGGCTGCGCTGAGCACCTTCTACCCGAACGCCAAGGACATCGACGATCCCGAGGTCCGCTACAAGCAGATCATCCGGCTCATCGCCAAGATGCCCACCATCGCCGCCGGCGCCCACCGCCACAGCGTGGGCATGCCGTTCGTCTACCCGGACAACAACCTCGACTTCTGCTCCAACTTCCTGTCCATGATGTGGAAGGTGGCCGAGCCTCACTACGAGGCCGATCCGGTGCTCTCGCGGGCCCTCGACGTGCTGTTCATCCTTCACGCCGACCACGAGCAGAACTGCTCCACCACCGCCATGCGGGTGGTGGGCTCGTCGCACGCCGACCCGTACTCGGCCACCGCCGCCGCTGCGGCCGCCCTCTACGGTCCCCGCCACGGTGGCGCCAACGAGGCCGTCATCCGCATGCTCACCGAGATCGGCTCCATCGACAACGTCGAGGCCTTCATCTCCGACGTGAAGGCGGGCAAGGGCCGCCTGCAGGGCTTCGGCCACCGGGTGTACAAGAACTACGACCCCCGGGCCAAGATCATCAAGCAGACCGCGTACGACGTGTTCGAGGTCACCGGCAAGAGCCCGCTGCTCGACATCGCCCTCAAGCTCGAAGAGGTCGCGCTCAACGACGACTACTTCGTCAGCCGCAAGCTCTACCCCAACGTCGACTTCTACTCGGGGCTGATCTACCAGGCCATGGACTTCCCCATGGAGATGTTCACGGTGCTGTTCGCCATCCCCCGCGTGTCGGGCTGGCTGGCGCACTGGCAGGAGATGCTCGACCAGAACAGCCGCATCGCCCGACCCCGCCAGCTCTACGCCGGGCCCGCGGTGCGCGACTACGTCCCCGTCGAGGCCCGCTGA
- a CDS encoding acyl-CoA carboxylase subunit beta has translation MARAAVTPVETLSGDRPVITVAIDGDDRAGALSPADGATIEVAARTALAERLPLVLEIASSGAAIDEGLAALHGWGRAASVLTACSGQVPTIAIVNGPAVSGPALLLGLVDHVVMTSDSYAFVSGPHMVRQFTGVPIGTEALGGSGAHARSSGVASLVVADIDAARAAVAALLDFLPAHNGELPPTIATDDPADRAVPEAGAVIPESATGSYDVRTVMRALADDGEVLELRGGWAQNLVTAFGSIGGRPVGFVANQPCALAGTLDIPGSQKGARFVAFCDAFNIPLITLVDTPGFYPGKDLEWRGMIRHGAQMAFAYARATVPRVNVTLRKSYGGAYIVMDSKRMGNDVALAWPMAEIAVMGAKGAVEILHRRETPEQRHALEQAYEERLLNPYIAAERGFIDAVIDPGETRREVAAALDVLADKRERLQPRNHDNTPL, from the coding sequence GTGGCCCGCGCCGCGGTGACCCCCGTCGAGACGCTGAGCGGCGACCGGCCCGTCATCACCGTCGCCATCGACGGCGACGACCGCGCCGGCGCGCTGTCGCCGGCGGACGGCGCCACCATCGAGGTGGCCGCCCGCACCGCGCTCGCCGAGCGCCTGCCCCTGGTGCTCGAGATCGCCTCCAGCGGCGCCGCCATCGACGAAGGCCTGGCCGCCCTGCACGGCTGGGGTCGGGCGGCGTCGGTCCTCACCGCCTGCTCGGGCCAGGTCCCCACCATCGCCATCGTCAACGGCCCGGCGGTGTCGGGGCCGGCGCTGCTCCTGGGCCTGGTCGACCACGTGGTCATGACCTCCGACTCCTACGCCTTCGTGAGCGGCCCCCACATGGTGCGCCAGTTCACCGGGGTCCCCATCGGCACCGAGGCCCTCGGGGGCTCCGGCGCCCACGCCCGTTCCAGCGGGGTGGCCTCCCTGGTCGTGGCCGACATCGACGCCGCCCGTGCCGCAGTGGCCGCGCTGCTCGACTTCCTGCCCGCCCACAACGGCGAACTCCCGCCCACCATCGCCACCGACGACCCGGCCGACCGGGCGGTGCCCGAGGCCGGCGCGGTGATCCCCGAGAGCGCCACCGGCTCCTACGACGTGCGCACCGTCATGCGAGCGCTGGCCGACGACGGCGAGGTGCTCGAGCTGCGGGGCGGCTGGGCCCAGAACCTGGTCACCGCCTTCGGCTCCATCGGCGGCCGCCCCGTGGGGTTCGTCGCCAACCAGCCGTGCGCCCTGGCCGGCACCCTCGACATCCCGGGATCGCAGAAGGGAGCTCGCTTCGTGGCCTTCTGCGATGCCTTCAACATCCCGCTGATCACCCTGGTCGACACCCCCGGCTTCTATCCGGGCAAGGACCTCGAGTGGCGCGGCATGATCCGCCACGGAGCCCAGATGGCCTTCGCGTACGCCCGGGCCACCGTGCCACGGGTCAACGTCACCCTGCGCAAGAGCTACGGCGGGGCCTACATCGTCATGGACTCCAAGCGTATGGGCAACGACGTCGCTCTGGCCTGGCCCATGGCCGAGATCGCGGTGATGGGCGCCAAGGGGGCCGTCGAGATCCTCCACCGCCGTGAGACGCCCGAGCAGCGCCACGCCCTCGAGCAGGCCTACGAGGAACGGCTTCTCAACCCCTACATCGCCGCCGAGCGGGGGTTCATCGACGCCGTGATCGACCCCGGGGAGACCCGCCGCGAGGTCGCCGCCGCCCTCGACGTGCTGGCCGACAAGCGCGAGCGCCTCCAACCCCGCAACCACGACAACACCCCGCTCTAG
- a CDS encoding LysR family transcriptional regulator, which yields MDLRQLNAVLAVAEHGSFSAAARALHTVQSNVSTHVARLEQELGVILIDRSTGQATDEGAAVVARARRVQGELDALAADVASVHDQVAGPGRLGVIGTTARWLVPELVEAMAARHPRVQVVIHDATTSSLLLQLASGTIDLAVLSLPVADPDVQAEPLFHEDRMLVTPTDHPLAEHDRLSLESLDGVPILLEPPGSPFRDQLEALARDRDVTLVPQVEVDGTRLMASLAFQGFGPAILPASAAPTWLGGDWRRIPVDDLPGRSVGLGTRRRGLLSSPGRALREVLHRVVAETGPDQPGVHPTTPDAAPPAAPPAPGPRSRRAGNRLPSS from the coding sequence ATGGACCTCCGGCAGCTGAACGCGGTGTTGGCCGTGGCCGAGCACGGCAGCTTCTCGGCCGCGGCCCGGGCCCTGCACACGGTGCAGTCCAACGTCTCCACCCACGTGGCCCGCCTCGAGCAGGAGCTCGGCGTGATCCTCATCGACCGCAGCACCGGCCAGGCCACCGACGAGGGCGCGGCCGTGGTGGCCCGGGCCCGGCGGGTCCAGGGCGAGCTCGACGCCCTCGCGGCCGACGTCGCCTCGGTGCACGACCAGGTCGCCGGCCCCGGTCGCCTCGGGGTCATCGGCACGACTGCCCGCTGGTTGGTCCCCGAGCTCGTCGAGGCCATGGCCGCCCGCCATCCCCGGGTGCAGGTGGTGATCCACGACGCCACCACGTCGTCGCTGCTGCTGCAGCTGGCGAGCGGCACGATCGACCTGGCCGTGCTGTCGCTGCCCGTCGCCGACCCCGACGTGCAGGCCGAGCCCCTCTTCCACGAGGACCGCATGCTGGTCACCCCGACCGACCACCCCCTCGCCGAGCACGACCGGCTCTCGCTCGAATCGCTCGACGGCGTGCCCATCCTCCTCGAGCCACCGGGCTCGCCGTTCCGTGACCAGCTCGAAGCCCTGGCCCGCGACCGCGACGTGACCCTGGTCCCCCAGGTCGAGGTCGACGGCACCCGCCTCATGGCGTCCCTGGCCTTCCAGGGCTTCGGCCCCGCCATCCTGCCCGCCAGCGCGGCACCCACGTGGCTGGGCGGCGACTGGCGGCGGATCCCGGTCGACGACCTCCCCGGGAGGTCGGTCGGTCTCGGCACCCGTCGCCGGGGCCTACTGTCGTCGCCGGGTCGAGCCCTGCGCGAGGTCCTCCACCGGGTCGTGGCCGAGACCGGCCCCGACCAGCCGGGCGTCCACCCCACCACTCCCGATGCAGCCCCGCCCGCCGCGCCTCCTGCGCCCGGGCCCCGATCCCGAAGGGCAGGTAACCGGCTCCCCTCCTCGTGA
- a CDS encoding 3-keto-5-aminohexanoate cleavage protein: MNRGPVIIEAAINGSTTTEQNPNVPRSPDDIAADALACFAAGAAIVHNHADVQGKPDDVAESYLAGWRPVLRERPDALIYPTLAFGDGKVSVDHLAVLARAEALRIGICDPGSVNLGRSEDGIPVGAFVYANSFDDIAHIMDIHHEHDLGPSFAIYEPGFLRTALAWWKAGRLPAGSMFKFYLSTERGLIGAPFGLPPTRQALDMYVAMLGDCPVPWAVSVAGGDVVASGLAEHAIELGGHVHLGLEFHHGDRTPGNVELVTEAVAVCERLGVEVATCDQTAEILGLPRREHLTI, from the coding sequence ATGAACCGGGGGCCAGTCATCATCGAGGCGGCGATCAACGGATCGACCACCACCGAGCAGAACCCGAACGTGCCGCGTTCACCCGACGACATCGCGGCCGACGCGCTGGCCTGCTTCGCCGCCGGCGCGGCGATCGTGCACAACCACGCCGACGTGCAGGGCAAGCCCGACGACGTCGCCGAGAGCTACCTGGCCGGCTGGCGACCGGTGCTGCGCGAACGGCCCGACGCGCTGATCTACCCGACCCTGGCCTTCGGCGACGGCAAGGTGAGCGTCGACCACCTGGCCGTGCTGGCCCGGGCCGAGGCCCTGCGCATCGGCATCTGCGACCCCGGCTCGGTGAACCTCGGGCGCAGCGAGGACGGCATCCCCGTCGGCGCCTTCGTCTACGCCAACAGCTTCGACGACATCGCCCACATCATGGACATCCACCACGAGCACGACCTCGGTCCGAGCTTTGCCATCTACGAGCCCGGCTTCCTGCGCACGGCCCTGGCGTGGTGGAAGGCCGGCCGGCTGCCCGCCGGGTCGATGTTCAAGTTCTACCTGTCCACCGAACGCGGCCTGATCGGGGCGCCTTTCGGCTTGCCCCCCACCCGCCAGGCGCTCGACATGTACGTGGCCATGCTCGGCGACTGCCCGGTGCCGTGGGCGGTGTCGGTGGCCGGCGGCGACGTCGTGGCGTCGGGCCTGGCCGAGCACGCCATCGAGCTGGGTGGGCACGTCCACCTGGGCCTCGAGTTCCACCACGGTGACCGCACCCCCGGCAACGTGGAGCTGGTCACCGAGGCGGTGGCTGTCTGCGAGCGGCTCGGCGTCGAGGTCGCCACATGCGACCAGACCGCCGAGATCCTCGGGCTGCCCCGCCGGGAGCACCTGACGATCTGA
- a CDS encoding HAD-IB family hydrolase produces the protein MGDVEEQGAAIFDLDRTLLRGASGPVISASLRAAGLLPDRSVPGEGLLFGLFDLVGEIRPSMMLTRQAVKAAKGWDREVVREAGRQAAERLADEVQPWARVIIDDHQRDGRPVVLATTTPYDLVEPLATMLGFDAIVATRYRVDETGCYDGTFDGEFVWGKGKLAAVTAWAGENGIALRECWAYSDSFYDRPLLDAVGQPVAVNPDPRLAAYAVLRRWPVQFLDAPPGVPKVLGIEPQTAAFPFLRNELMPWVRFEVMGTEHIPEHGPALLCSNHRSYFDPLAVGYAAARRGRPIRFLGKKEVFDAPVVGDLARAMGGIRVERGTGSDEPLLEAADCLRAGEIVAILPQGTIPRGLNFFDPVLRGKWGAARLAAEMAEEGRPVAVVPMGLWGTEKVWPRNARLPNLLNVFDPPTVRVQLGPPVELGLHDPAADTEAIMAAIVDLLPPEARERHEPTPGELARSLPPA, from the coding sequence ATGGGTGACGTCGAGGAGCAGGGCGCGGCGATCTTCGATCTCGATCGCACGTTGTTGCGCGGCGCCAGCGGCCCCGTCATCTCGGCGTCGCTGCGGGCCGCGGGGCTGCTGCCCGATCGCTCGGTGCCGGGCGAGGGGCTGCTCTTCGGGTTGTTCGACCTGGTCGGTGAGATCCGTCCGTCGATGATGCTCACCCGCCAGGCGGTCAAGGCGGCCAAGGGGTGGGACCGCGAGGTCGTGCGGGAGGCGGGACGGCAGGCGGCGGAGCGCCTGGCCGACGAGGTCCAACCGTGGGCCCGCGTCATCATCGACGACCACCAGCGCGACGGTCGCCCGGTGGTGCTGGCCACCACCACGCCCTACGACCTCGTGGAGCCCCTGGCCACCATGTTGGGGTTCGACGCCATCGTCGCCACCCGGTACCGGGTCGACGAGACGGGGTGCTACGACGGGACCTTCGACGGCGAGTTCGTGTGGGGGAAGGGCAAGTTGGCGGCGGTCACCGCTTGGGCCGGCGAGAACGGCATCGCCCTGCGCGAGTGCTGGGCCTACTCCGACAGCTTCTACGACCGGCCCCTGCTCGACGCGGTGGGCCAGCCCGTCGCCGTCAACCCCGACCCTCGCCTGGCCGCCTACGCGGTGCTACGTCGCTGGCCGGTGCAGTTCCTCGACGCCCCACCGGGCGTGCCCAAGGTGCTGGGCATCGAGCCACAGACCGCCGCCTTCCCCTTCCTGCGCAACGAGCTCATGCCCTGGGTGCGCTTCGAGGTGATGGGCACCGAGCACATCCCCGAGCACGGGCCGGCGCTGCTGTGCTCCAACCACCGCAGCTACTTCGACCCTCTGGCGGTGGGGTACGCGGCTGCCCGCCGCGGCCGCCCCATCCGCTTCCTGGGCAAGAAGGAGGTGTTCGACGCGCCGGTGGTGGGTGATCTGGCCCGGGCGATGGGGGGCATCCGGGTCGAACGGGGGACGGGTTCCGACGAGCCGCTGCTCGAGGCCGCCGACTGCCTGCGGGCGGGCGAGATCGTGGCCATCCTCCCGCAGGGGACCATCCCCCGGGGCCTCAACTTCTTCGACCCGGTGCTGCGGGGCAAGTGGGGCGCCGCCCGCCTGGCGGCGGAGATGGCGGAGGAGGGGCGACCCGTGGCGGTCGTCCCCATGGGGCTGTGGGGCACCGAGAAGGTCTGGCCCCGCAACGCCCGGCTGCCCAACCTGCTCAACGTCTTCGACCCGCCGACCGTGCGGGTGCAGCTCGGCCCGCCGGTCGAGCTGGGCCTCCACGACCCGGCAGCGGACACCGAGGCGATCATGGCGGCCATCGTCGACCTCCTGCCCCCCGAGGCCCGGGAGCGCCACGAGCCCACGCCGGGCGAGCTGGCCCGCTCTCTGCCCCCGGCCTGA